One segment of Alistipes finegoldii DSM 17242 DNA contains the following:
- a CDS encoding efflux RND transporter permease subunit yields the protein MTLKHFIERPVLASVISIVIVIAGLIGLATLPVEQYPDIAPPTVMVRASYPGASAETIQKSVIVPLEQAINGVEDMTYMTSSAAVGSASVTVYFRQGINADMAAVNVQNRISRATGQLPSEVTQIGVTTMKRQTSMVKIFSLYSPDDSYDETFLSNYLKINIEPRVLRIAGVGEAFTLGADYSMRIWLKPDVMAQYKLIPSDVTAALAEQNIESATGTLGENSQNTFQYTMKYRGRLMTPEEFGEIVLLAQPDGTILHLKDVADIELGSESYAYKGYTNGHPGVSTMVFQTAGSNATQVVNEINALLKEVESELPKGVAIAHLQSVNDFLYASINEVIKTLIEAILLVILVVYVFLQDIRSTLIPTISILVALVGTFAFLSVAGFSINLLTLFALVLAIGTVVDDAIIVVEAVQARFDVGYKSSYMATIDAMSGITSAIITSTLVFMAVFIPVAMMGGTSGVFYTQFGITMAVAVGISAINALTLSPALCALLLKPYLDENGEMRDNFAARFRKAFNSGFSAMINKYKHGVLLFIKHKWLMWSTLGLAFAALVLLMNTTKTGLVPDEDQGTIMVNVTTAPGTSLAETHQVMEEVSARIKAIPQIRDFMQVAGYGMIAGQGSSYGMCIIKLKDWEERPEKTDAVNAVIGQIYGRTADIKNAQIFAVAPPMISGYGTSTGFSMHLQDKSDGSLTDFYNIYLRFIGALNQRPEIAMAYSTFNINFPQYVVSIDAAKAKRAGVSPNAILSTLSGYYGGQYVSNVNRFSKMYYVTIQSDPKYRLNTESLNNVFVRTNNGEMAPLGQFVDLTRVYSSEVLNRFNMYSSIAVNGTAADGYSSGDAIRAIQEVAAQVLPKGYGYDFDGITREEAQTGSNTTIIFGICLLLIYLILSALYESFLIPFAVILSVPCGLLGSFLFAKMMGLENNIYLQTGIIMLIGLLSKTAILITEYAADRRAAGMSLTQAAVSAAKARLRPILMTVLTCVFGMIPLVFSHGVGANGNSTLGSGVVGGMIVGTLALLFLVPTLFIVFQTLQEKVKPLEFDPDPQWAVRAELEECKNEKE from the coding sequence ATGACACTGAAACATTTTATCGAACGACCCGTACTGGCGTCGGTCATATCCATCGTAATCGTAATCGCCGGTCTTATCGGTCTCGCGACGCTGCCCGTCGAGCAGTATCCCGACATCGCTCCCCCGACGGTGATGGTGCGCGCCTCCTATCCGGGAGCCAGCGCAGAGACCATCCAGAAATCGGTCATCGTACCGCTCGAACAAGCTATCAACGGGGTGGAGGACATGACCTATATGACCTCCAGCGCCGCAGTCGGCAGCGCATCCGTAACGGTTTACTTCCGTCAGGGAATCAATGCCGACATGGCCGCCGTCAACGTGCAGAACCGAATATCGCGCGCTACCGGACAGCTGCCCTCGGAGGTGACGCAGATCGGTGTGACCACCATGAAGCGCCAAACCTCCATGGTGAAAATATTCTCGCTTTACAGCCCCGACGACTCCTACGACGAGACGTTCCTGTCGAACTATCTGAAGATCAACATCGAGCCGCGCGTTCTCCGTATCGCGGGCGTCGGCGAAGCCTTCACGCTGGGAGCCGACTACTCGATGCGTATCTGGCTCAAGCCCGACGTGATGGCCCAGTACAAGCTCATCCCGTCGGACGTAACGGCGGCCCTCGCCGAGCAGAACATCGAGTCGGCAACCGGTACGCTGGGTGAAAACTCGCAGAACACGTTCCAGTATACGATGAAGTACCGCGGACGTCTGATGACTCCGGAGGAATTCGGGGAAATCGTACTCCTCGCACAACCCGACGGTACGATCCTGCACCTGAAAGACGTCGCCGACATCGAGTTGGGCAGCGAATCCTATGCCTACAAGGGCTACACCAACGGCCATCCGGGCGTTAGCACGATGGTCTTCCAGACTGCCGGTTCGAACGCCACGCAGGTCGTCAACGAGATCAACGCACTGCTCAAAGAGGTCGAAAGCGAACTGCCCAAAGGCGTCGCCATCGCACACCTGCAGAGCGTGAACGACTTCCTCTACGCCTCGATCAACGAAGTGATCAAGACGCTGATCGAAGCCATCCTGCTCGTTATCCTCGTGGTATACGTCTTCCTGCAGGATATCCGTTCGACGCTGATCCCCACGATCTCGATCCTCGTGGCGCTGGTCGGAACCTTCGCGTTCCTCTCGGTGGCCGGGTTCTCGATCAACCTGCTGACGCTCTTCGCGCTCGTCCTTGCCATCGGTACGGTCGTCGACGACGCCATTATCGTGGTGGAGGCTGTCCAAGCGCGTTTCGACGTGGGATATAAGTCCTCCTATATGGCAACCATCGACGCCATGTCGGGTATCACCTCGGCGATCATCACCTCGACGCTGGTCTTCATGGCCGTGTTCATTCCCGTAGCCATGATGGGCGGAACGTCGGGCGTATTCTACACGCAGTTCGGCATCACGATGGCCGTGGCCGTCGGTATCTCGGCGATCAACGCCCTTACGCTCTCCCCGGCCCTCTGCGCACTGCTCCTCAAACCGTATCTCGACGAGAACGGCGAAATGCGCGACAACTTCGCGGCACGCTTCCGCAAGGCTTTCAACAGCGGATTCAGCGCCATGATCAACAAATACAAGCACGGCGTACTGCTCTTCATCAAGCACAAATGGCTGATGTGGTCCACGCTCGGACTGGCGTTCGCCGCCCTTGTCTTACTGATGAACACCACGAAGACGGGTCTGGTGCCCGACGAGGACCAAGGTACGATCATGGTCAACGTCACAACGGCTCCGGGCACTTCGCTCGCCGAAACGCATCAGGTCATGGAAGAGGTCTCCGCCCGCATCAAGGCCATTCCCCAGATCAGGGACTTCATGCAGGTGGCCGGCTACGGTATGATCGCCGGTCAGGGCTCGTCCTACGGTATGTGTATCATCAAGCTGAAGGATTGGGAGGAACGTCCCGAAAAAACGGATGCCGTAAACGCGGTCATCGGTCAGATCTACGGACGCACGGCCGATATCAAGAACGCGCAGATCTTCGCCGTGGCGCCGCCGATGATTTCGGGTTACGGCACCTCGACCGGCTTCTCCATGCACCTGCAGGATAAGTCGGACGGCAGCCTGACCGACTTCTACAACATCTACCTGCGGTTCATCGGAGCGCTGAACCAGCGTCCGGAGATCGCAATGGCCTACTCGACCTTCAACATCAACTTCCCGCAGTACGTCGTAAGCATCGACGCGGCGAAGGCCAAACGCGCCGGCGTATCGCCCAACGCGATTCTCTCGACGCTTTCGGGTTACTACGGCGGCCAGTACGTTTCGAACGTCAACCGCTTCTCGAAGATGTACTATGTGACGATTCAGTCCGACCCGAAATACCGTCTCAACACCGAGTCGCTCAATAACGTCTTCGTGCGTACGAACAACGGGGAGATGGCTCCGCTGGGACAGTTCGTGGACCTGACGAGGGTTTACAGCTCCGAAGTGCTCAACCGCTTCAACATGTACAGCTCGATCGCCGTGAACGGCACCGCCGCCGACGGATATTCGTCGGGCGACGCCATCCGCGCCATTCAGGAAGTCGCGGCGCAGGTGCTCCCGAAAGGCTACGGTTACGACTTCGACGGCATCACCCGCGAGGAGGCGCAGACAGGCAGCAACACGACGATCATCTTCGGCATCTGTCTCCTGCTGATCTACCTCATCCTGAGCGCTCTGTACGAGAGCTTCCTGATTCCGTTCGCCGTCATTCTCTCCGTGCCGTGCGGTCTGCTGGGTTCGTTCCTCTTCGCCAAGATGATGGGGCTGGAGAACAATATCTACCTGCAGACGGGTATCATCATGCTGATCGGTCTGCTTTCGAAGACCGCCATCCTGATTACGGAGTACGCCGCCGACCGACGCGCCGCGGGCATGAGCCTCACGCAGGCCGCCGTATCCGCCGCCAAGGCCCGTCTCCGTCCTATCCTGATGACCGTCCTCACCTGCGTATTCGGTATGATTCCGCTGGTGTTCTCGCACGGTGTGGGCGCCAACGGCAACTCCACCCTCGGTTCGGGTGTCGTGGGAGGTATGATCGTCGGAACGCTGGCGCTGCTGTTCCTCGTACCGACGCTGTTCATCGTCTTCCAGACCCTGCAGGAGAAGGTCAAGCCGCTGGAGTTCGATCCCGATCCGCAGTGGGCCGTGCGCGCCGAGCTGGAGGAGTGTAAAAACGAGAAAGAGTAA
- a CDS encoding TolC family protein has protein sequence MKKLIIILAAAAMTGCGIYKPYTRPEVKTDGLYGTAETADTMTIGNIGWEEMFSDPYLQTLIRQGLENNTDLQSAQWRVKEAEATLKSARLAYLPSFNFAPQGNLSSFDWATPSKTYNIPVTASWQIDIFNGLTNAKRKAKALYAQSREYEQAVKTQLISGIANLYYTLLMLDGQYEVTEQTAVKWRESVRTMRAMKEAGMANEAAVAQYEGTCLSIEASLHDLEYQIRMAENSLCTLLAEGPHQIERGRLEGQRLPDDLTVGVPVQMLSNRPDIRSAEYSLMQSYYATSEARSALYPTITLSGTLGWTNNSGMGIKDPGKILWSAAASLLQPIFNANANRARVKIAKAQQEETKLAFQQALLNAGAEVNNALTQCQSARAKADLRVQQIEALERAVESTELLMKHSSTTYLEVLTAQQSLLSAQLSQIADRFDEIQGVVNLYQALGGGRDMAEEAK, from the coding sequence ATGAAAAAGCTTATTATCATACTGGCCGCAGCGGCCATGACCGGCTGCGGCATCTACAAGCCCTATACGCGTCCCGAAGTGAAAACCGACGGACTCTACGGCACGGCCGAAACCGCCGATACGATGACGATCGGCAATATCGGCTGGGAAGAGATGTTCTCTGATCCCTACCTGCAGACGCTTATCCGGCAGGGACTGGAGAACAACACCGACCTGCAGTCGGCGCAGTGGCGGGTAAAGGAGGCCGAGGCGACGCTTAAATCGGCACGTCTGGCTTACCTGCCGTCGTTCAACTTCGCACCGCAGGGCAACCTGAGCAGTTTCGACTGGGCGACGCCGTCGAAAACCTACAACATTCCCGTGACGGCAAGCTGGCAGATCGACATTTTCAACGGTCTGACCAATGCCAAGCGCAAAGCCAAAGCGCTCTACGCCCAGAGCCGGGAGTACGAGCAGGCCGTGAAGACGCAGCTGATCTCAGGCATTGCAAACCTCTATTACACGCTGCTGATGCTCGACGGGCAATATGAGGTAACCGAGCAGACCGCCGTGAAATGGCGCGAGAGCGTGCGCACGATGCGGGCGATGAAGGAGGCCGGCATGGCCAACGAAGCCGCCGTCGCCCAGTACGAAGGCACCTGTCTTTCGATCGAAGCGTCGCTGCACGATCTGGAATACCAGATCCGTATGGCCGAGAACAGTCTCTGCACGCTGCTGGCCGAAGGCCCGCACCAGATCGAGCGCGGCCGGCTCGAAGGACAGCGGCTGCCCGACGACCTGACGGTGGGCGTGCCCGTACAGATGCTTTCGAACCGTCCCGACATCCGCAGCGCCGAGTATTCGCTCATGCAGTCTTACTACGCCACCAGCGAAGCACGTTCGGCCCTTTATCCCACGATCACGCTGAGCGGCACGCTCGGTTGGACCAACAACAGCGGCATGGGGATCAAGGATCCCGGCAAGATACTGTGGTCGGCAGCGGCATCGCTTCTGCAGCCGATCTTTAACGCCAATGCCAACCGCGCCCGCGTGAAGATCGCCAAGGCGCAGCAGGAGGAGACCAAGCTGGCGTTCCAGCAGGCGCTGCTCAACGCCGGCGCAGAGGTGAACAACGCCCTTACGCAGTGCCAGTCGGCCCGCGCGAAGGCCGATCTGCGGGTACAGCAGATCGAAGCGCTGGAGCGCGCCGTGGAGAGCACGGAACTGCTGATGAAGCATAGCAGCACGACCTATCTGGAAGTGCTGACCGCCCAGCAGTCACTGCTTTCGGCCCAGTTGTCTCAGATAGCCGACCGCTTCGACGAAATACAAGGCGTCGTGAACCTCTATCAGGCTCTCGGCGGCGGTCGTGACATGGCTGAGGAGGCGAAATAA
- a CDS encoding TetR/AcrR family transcriptional regulator, whose amino-acid sequence MKRGATKEEIIRITQALIARNGIRAVRVDEIAQTLGISKRTLYEMFADKDDLINACLDAMSSKQRERIATYRKQRSGSALQRTFKLAYEYIANLYMVESSFLSDLRHKIIYADHFDEHREFWRRELAHHLEASKEEGLLLPEIEGASFADRILETILELRLNNATREEVYLFCRTILRGAATRQGIERIDRKR is encoded by the coding sequence ATGAAGCGGGGAGCGACCAAGGAGGAGATCATCCGCATTACACAGGCGCTCATCGCCCGGAACGGCATCCGTGCCGTCCGGGTGGATGAGATCGCCCAGACGCTGGGTATCTCCAAGCGCACCCTGTATGAAATGTTCGCCGACAAGGACGATCTGATAAACGCCTGTCTCGACGCGATGAGCAGCAAGCAGCGCGAACGCATCGCAACGTACCGGAAACAACGCAGCGGCAGCGCCCTGCAGAGGACTTTCAAGCTGGCATACGAATATATCGCCAACCTCTACATGGTCGAAAGCAGTTTCCTGTCGGACCTGCGCCATAAAATAATTTATGCGGACCATTTCGACGAACACCGCGAGTTCTGGCGCCGCGAGCTGGCGCACCACCTCGAAGCCAGCAAGGAAGAGGGGTTGCTGCTTCCCGAAATCGAGGGCGCAAGTTTTGCAGACCGCATACTGGAGACGATTCTGGAACTACGGCTCAACAACGCCACGCGAGAGGAGGTTTACCTTTTTTGCAGAACGATTCTGCGCGGTGCGGCGACCCGGCAGGGCATCGAACGCATCGACAGAAAACGATAA